A stretch of the Mycobacterium shigaense genome encodes the following:
- a CDS encoding class I adenylate-forming enzyme family protein has protein sequence MTEPAVLAFEERQFSLPQLDALADGLAATLAKSGLAADQRVAVMASNRPEFVAALLGIWRLGATVVLISPAWKRDEVDHALGLTQPSHAVGDHPVLAGLMPMLHLDEPITAAQPAARLLPPRADAVLVFSSGTTGLPKAVRHTHAALDEAVRHWRDALRLTRRDRIQVVTPPSHILGLLNILTVLRTGAWMRLHPRFDIDRMLHHIETDRITIEMAVAPIALAMASHPDLESYDLSSLRYIMWGATPVSASVAETVTKRTGAGWVPAYGTTELPVVTCNPLDAPRLDSVGRAVPGVDLRVVSLLSGEPAGPGEVGEIQARSKSLMAGYLPPAATAEVVRDDWYRTGDVGWLDTDGWLRITDRLKEMIKVRGFQVAPAEIETVLHGHPAVKDCAVFGVPDGINGEAVVAAVATCSPQDEEAVAADLTARVDERLASYKQLSRIVFLPEIPRLPSGKVLRRVLKERYGCTTNS, from the coding sequence GCGGGTCGCCGTCATGGCATCCAACCGACCCGAGTTCGTCGCCGCCCTGCTGGGGATCTGGCGGCTGGGCGCCACGGTAGTCCTGATCAGTCCAGCCTGGAAACGTGACGAGGTCGACCATGCGCTGGGCCTCACCCAACCGTCGCACGCCGTCGGCGACCACCCCGTCCTGGCTGGCTTGATGCCGATGCTGCACCTGGACGAGCCGATCACCGCCGCGCAGCCCGCGGCGAGGTTGCTGCCGCCCCGAGCCGACGCGGTGCTGGTGTTCAGTTCCGGCACCACCGGCCTGCCTAAGGCCGTGCGGCACACGCACGCCGCGCTGGACGAGGCCGTGCGACACTGGCGCGACGCGCTACGACTCACTCGGCGCGACCGCATCCAGGTCGTGACGCCGCCGTCGCACATCCTGGGCCTGCTCAATATCCTCACGGTGTTACGGACCGGTGCGTGGATGCGGCTGCATCCCCGGTTCGACATCGACCGAATGCTGCATCACATCGAAACTGACCGGATCACAATCGAAATGGCCGTCGCTCCCATCGCGCTGGCCATGGCCTCGCACCCCGACCTGGAGTCCTATGACCTGTCCTCGCTGCGGTACATCATGTGGGGCGCCACACCGGTGAGCGCCAGCGTCGCCGAAACCGTGACCAAGCGAACCGGAGCCGGGTGGGTTCCCGCTTACGGCACAACGGAATTGCCCGTCGTCACGTGCAATCCACTCGACGCTCCCCGGCTCGACTCGGTCGGGCGCGCGGTACCGGGCGTGGACCTGCGGGTGGTTTCGCTGCTCAGTGGTGAACCCGCCGGCCCGGGGGAGGTCGGCGAGATCCAGGCGCGGTCCAAGTCGTTGATGGCTGGGTACCTGCCGCCCGCGGCGACCGCCGAGGTGGTCCGCGACGACTGGTACCGGACCGGTGATGTCGGCTGGCTGGACACCGACGGCTGGCTACGGATCACCGACCGCCTGAAGGAAATGATCAAAGTGCGCGGCTTCCAGGTCGCCCCGGCCGAGATCGAGACGGTGCTGCACGGCCACCCGGCCGTGAAAGACTGTGCGGTGTTCGGGGTTCCGGACGGGATCAACGGCGAAGCGGTCGTCGCCGCGGTCGCCACCTGCTCTCCCCAGGACGAGGAGGCGGTCGCCGCCGACCTCACCGCTCGCGTCGACGAGAGGCTGGCGTCCTACAAGCAGCTGAGCCGGATCGTGTTCTTGCCCGAAATTCCGCGCCTGCCTTCGGGCAAGGTGCTGCGGCGAGTCTTGAAGGAGCGCTATGGATGTACGACTAACAGCTGA